One stretch of Myxocyprinus asiaticus isolate MX2 ecotype Aquarium Trade chromosome 23, UBuf_Myxa_2, whole genome shotgun sequence DNA includes these proteins:
- the LOC127414142 gene encoding regulator of G-protein signaling 17-like, with amino-acid sequence MPQSVSGVEMRKRQQGHIEGPPQAPGHPRPNTCCLCWCGCCKCLWNEDRRERSERQTCTKMDSIEATEEPHPTLDEVIAWSRSFEMVMRSPEGRDVFREFLRSEYSEENLMFWIACEELKKESNPSAIDEKARIIYEDYVSILSPKEVSLDSRVRECINQSLAEPNSMMYEEAQLQIYTLMHRDSFPRFLNSSVYRDLLNSKRACLDT; translated from the exons CCTCAGAGTGTGAGTGGAGTTGAAATGAGGAAAAGGCAGCAGGGACACATTGAAGGACCCCCACAGGCGCCTGGTCACCCGAGGCCTAACACCTGCTGTCTGTGCTGGTGTGGATGCTGCAAATGCCTTTG GAATGAAGACAGAAGGGAACGTTCAGAAAGGCAAACTTGTACAAAGATGGACAGCATAGAAGCAACAGAGGAACC GCATCCCACACTGGATGAAGTGATTGCCTGGTCACGGAGCTTTGAGATGGTGATGCGCTCTCCAGAGGGGAGGGATGTTTTCCGGGAGTTCCTGCGGTCTGAGTACAGCGAGGAAAACCTGATGTTCTGGATCGCCTGTGAGGAACTGAAGAAAGAATCCAACCCATCAGCTATCGATGAAAAAGCCAGGATTATTTATGAGGACTATGTCTCCATTCTTTCACCAAAAGAG GTCAGCTTGGATTCACGGGTGCGGGAATGCATCAACCAAAGCCTGGCAGAACCCAACAGTATGATGTATGAGGAGGCCCAGCTCCAGATCTACACCCTCATGCACAGAGACTCCTTCCCACGATTCCTCAACTCATCTGTTTACAGGGATCTCCTTAACAGCAAGAGAGCCTGCTTAGACACCTAG